Proteins encoded in a region of the Zea mays cultivar B73 chromosome 2, Zm-B73-REFERENCE-NAM-5.0, whole genome shotgun sequence genome:
- the LOC103647267 gene encoding pentatricopeptide repeat-containing protein At1g71490 — MSAAAALLPRPPPPNPAATVHSLFAYLSDPAALHHLPAPLLAFSQLRHLLPPAAATQLLLRPIASLLQLHRSDLRIGLQLHGLSLSLGLSCYSHLLPRLLSFYSHHPSLLPAASSLAAGSTCPEPYNVLISNCLNHGLPHHALAAYHEMIDKDAVPPDAFTYPKVLRACAETGNLALGRAVHVRAVDAGMDGHLFFQNALVSMYAKCWDLAAARTVFDGMEHRDVVSWNSMISGYAASGQWRKAVELFLRMQAEGAEMNSVTWNTIAGGYIQMHDYRAAVGLIRDMVRGGASIDFVTLVIGSNACSRAGWLRLGKEIHGLAVRMQCHEIDSVINAVITMYARCNDMERALMLFKMIRCPGLVAWNTTIAGFALLDDAEAASRLFREMVVCGDVQPNYVTVVTYLALCARVANLQHGRELHTHIVKQGFKGYRLLWNSLIDMYSKSGRLSVAQNVFDTMDDPDMISFTSMIAGYGMQGKGIISLRFFKQMIDSGIMPDAIIMVTVLSACSHSGLVGEGEELFDKMVKSYGIKPQMEHYSCMVDLYARAGLLEKAEELLNQTPFPPTSTMVAALVGACHEQGNIIIGERSARRLLEMKTENAGHFVLIANMYAAAGCWNELATVRKLMRDLGVMKAPGLAWADLGNGFTPFLVGDRSNPLAPEIYEVLDELTEQMSNMNNCSDPDILSMEEHME; from the coding sequence ATGTCCGCCGCGGCGGCGCTTTTACCACGGCCACCACCGCCAAATCCTGCCGCCACCGTCCATTCACTCTTCGCCTACCTATCCGACCCGGCCGCCCTCCACCACCTACCCGCCCCGCTCCTTGCCTTCTCCCAACTCCGCCACCTGCTgccgcccgccgccgccacccAACTCCTCCTTCGCCCCATCGCCTCGCTCCTCCAACTCCACCGCTCCGACCTCCGCATAGGCCTCCAGCTTCACGGGCTCTCCCTGTCCCTCGGCCTCTCCTGCTACTCGCACTTACTGCCCCGCCTCCTCTCCTTCTACTCACACCACCCGTCGCTcctccccgccgcctcctccctcgccgccggttccACGTGCCCCGAACCCTACAATGTCCTCATCTCCAACTGCCTCAACCACGGCCTCCCGCACCACGCGCTGGCCGCGTACCATGAGATGATCGACAAGGATGCCGTTCCCCCTGATGCCTTCACTTACCCCAAAGTGCTCCGTGCCTGTGCCGAGACCGGGAACCTCGCTCTCGGGCGGGCGGTGCACGTGCGCGCCGTGGACGCCGGCATGGACGGGCACCTGTTTTTCCAGAACGCACTGGTGTCCATGTACGCCAAGTGTTGGGACCTTGCGGCTGCGCGCACGGTGTTCGACGGAATGGAACATAGGGatgtggtgtcgtggaactcgatGATCTCTGGCTACGCTGCATCTGGACAGTGGAGAAAGGCAGTAGAGCTATTTCTTCGAATGCAGGCTGAGGGTGCGGAGATGAACTCAGTGACATGGAACACGATCGCCGGCGGTTACATTCAGATGCATGATTACAGGGCAGCAGTTGGATTAATTCGGGATATGGTGAGAGGTGGTGCGAGCATTGATTTTGTGACTTTGGTGATTGGATCAAACGCATGCTCACGGGCAGGATGGTTGAGGCTTGGGAAAGAGATACATGGGTTGGCAGTCCGAATGCAATGTCACGAAATCGACAGTGTGATCAATGCAGTGATCACAATGTATGCCAGGTGCAACGATATGGAGCGTGCTCTCATGCTGTTCAAGATGATAAGATGCCCGGGTCTAGTAGCATGGAATACAACGATAGCTGGTTTTGCATTATTGGATGATGCAGAAGCAGCTTCTAGACTTTTCCGTGAAATGGTGGTATGCGGTGATGTGCAACCGAATTATGTTACTGTGGTCACCTACCTTGCCTTGTGTGCCCGTGTTGCTAACCTGCAGCATGGGCGGGAGCTTCACACGCACATTGTTAAGCAAGGATTCAAAGGGTATCGTCTACTGTGGAACTCTCTTATTGATATGTACTCAAAATCAGGGAGGCTTTCAGTGGCTCAAAATGTATTTGATACTATGGATGACCCTGACATGATATCCTTCACTTCAATGATAGCAGGATATGGAATGCAAGGAAAAGGAATTATTTCTCTGCGCTTTTTCAAACAGATGATTGACAGTGGGATCATGCCAGATGCCATCATCATGGTTACTGTACTCTCTGCTTGTAGCCACTCTGGGCTTGTGGGTGAAGGGGAAGAGCTTTTTGACAAGATGGTGAAGTCATATGGTATAAAGCCCCAGATGGAGCACTATTCTTGCATGGTTGATCTATATGCACGTGCTGGACTATTGGAAAAGGCGGAAGAATTGCTCAACCAGACTCCCTTCCCTCCGACATCAACAATGGTTGCAGCATTAGTAGGAGCTTGCCATGAGCAAGGTAACATAATAATTGGTGAAAGGTCAGCAAGAAGGCTCTTGGAGATGAAGACAGAGAACGCTGGGCACTTCGTTCTGATTGCTAACATGTATGCAGCTGCAGGTTGCTGGAATGAGCTAGCAACAGTCAGAAAACTGATGAGAGATCTGGGTGTCATGAAAGCACCTGGGTTAGCATGGGCCGACCTTGGTAACGGGTTTACCCCTTTTCTGGTTGGGGATAGGTCGAACCCTCTAGCTCCAGAAATCTATGAGGTTTTGGATGAACTAACTGAACAAATGAGTAATATGAATAATTGCAGTGATCCGGACATACTATCCATGGAGGAACACATGGAGTAA